A part of Saccharomonospora amisosensis genomic DNA contains:
- a CDS encoding Glu/Leu/Phe/Val dehydrogenase: protein MGIQQADEPLLRLTWTDPVTGAHGYLVVHSLVSGLATGGTRMRAGCTLSEVEDLARGMAAKTATFDLPVGGAKGGIDFNPKDPRADGVLERFCEAMRPWLDAHWVTAEDLGVPQHVIDAVFAKLGLEQSYHAAIRRSVDPARTLRRVQAGLNAPVPGGLLLGDVIGGYGVAQACLGAAAAWDWSARETTVAVQGIGTMGGGAAWYLHEAGMRVVAVADAEGTLYHPDGLDIPALLRARNSFGEIDRSVVPTEVQRLPRQAVVATSADILVPAAISYALTPDNSFDVDARVVVEAANSATTPEAELMLAARGVPVIPDFVANAGAAAWAWWLLLGHVGADPTESFLKLRTEMQAKVALLLGAWNTEQVRPRQTAWEFVTARKSSRVFDQPATLTIP from the coding sequence ACCCGGATGCGCGCGGGTTGCACGCTGTCAGAGGTGGAGGACCTGGCCAGGGGGATGGCGGCCAAGACCGCGACGTTCGACCTGCCCGTCGGCGGCGCCAAGGGCGGTATCGACTTCAATCCCAAGGACCCGAGGGCCGACGGCGTGCTCGAACGCTTCTGCGAGGCGATGCGTCCGTGGCTGGACGCGCACTGGGTGACGGCGGAGGACCTCGGCGTGCCGCAGCACGTCATCGACGCCGTCTTCGCCAAGCTCGGGCTGGAGCAGTCTTATCACGCGGCCATCCGCCGCTCCGTCGATCCCGCGCGCACGCTGCGCAGGGTGCAGGCGGGACTGAACGCGCCCGTTCCCGGCGGACTGCTGCTCGGCGACGTCATCGGCGGCTACGGAGTGGCACAGGCATGCCTCGGCGCCGCGGCGGCGTGGGACTGGTCCGCGCGGGAGACGACCGTGGCCGTTCAGGGCATCGGCACGATGGGCGGCGGCGCGGCGTGGTACCTGCACGAGGCGGGCATGCGAGTGGTCGCGGTCGCAGACGCCGAGGGCACGCTGTACCACCCGGACGGCCTCGACATCCCCGCGCTGTTGCGGGCGAGGAACTCCTTCGGTGAGATCGACCGCTCGGTCGTGCCCACCGAGGTGCAGCGGTTGCCGAGGCAGGCTGTGGTCGCGACGAGCGCGGACATCCTCGTGCCCGCGGCGATCTCGTACGCGCTGACTCCGGACAACTCCTTCGACGTCGACGCCCGTGTGGTGGTCGAGGCCGCCAATTCGGCCACCACTCCGGAGGCCGAGTTGATGCTGGCGGCTCGGGGTGTCCCGGTGATCCCGGACTTCGTCGCCAACGCGGGCGCCGCCGCGTGGGCGTGGTGGCTGCTGCTGGGCCACGTGGGTGCGGACCCGACCGAGTCGTTTTTGAAGCTGCGCACGGAGATGCAGGCCAAGGTCGCGCTGCTGCTCGGCGCGTGGAACACCGAACAGGTGCGACCGAGGCAGACCGCGTGGGAGTTCGTCACGGCCCGCAAGTCGAGCCGGGTCTTCGACCAGCCGGCCACGCTGACCATTCCCTGA